The Chitinivorax sp. PXF-14 genome has a segment encoding these proteins:
- a CDS encoding zinc-binding alcohol dehydrogenase family protein, which yields MKALQFAQTGSLDNLSLVDLPRPTIAVHEALVEVHAAGLNPSDVKNVLGRFPYTTLPRIPGRDFAGIVVEGPQEWLGQPVWGTGNELGFSRDGSHANYLALPVSGLSRKPAALSFAQAAACGVPFTTALNALDRACVGAGTKLLVIGAAGAVGRAAVQLAQLRGAQVVAAVRQESQLQRLQQEGMETLLLGGTADLATSVKQRYPHGADVIFDTTGAWLAASVEALARFGRIAVIAAPADGHVNVPVLNLYRRGGSIVGINSLLYDSTDCAAMLTQLAAHFDSGKLQAPADLRSIPLEQGHDAYMLTDTGGAAKIVLDIHRPDPDTAHGR from the coding sequence ATGAAAGCACTGCAATTTGCACAAACGGGCTCGCTGGATAATCTGTCGCTCGTCGACCTGCCCAGGCCAACGATCGCGGTCCATGAGGCCTTGGTCGAGGTGCATGCGGCCGGCCTCAACCCGAGTGACGTCAAGAATGTGCTGGGACGTTTCCCGTATACAACGCTACCGCGAATACCGGGGCGAGATTTTGCCGGCATCGTGGTTGAAGGACCGCAGGAATGGCTGGGCCAGCCAGTCTGGGGGACGGGCAACGAACTCGGATTTTCGCGTGATGGTAGCCACGCCAACTATCTGGCCCTCCCCGTCTCCGGCCTGTCGCGAAAACCCGCAGCCCTATCGTTTGCACAGGCTGCCGCATGTGGCGTCCCCTTCACCACCGCGCTGAATGCGCTCGACCGCGCCTGCGTAGGGGCCGGCACCAAGCTGTTGGTCATCGGCGCCGCCGGCGCGGTGGGTCGGGCTGCCGTCCAGCTGGCGCAATTACGCGGCGCGCAGGTCGTCGCGGCCGTTCGCCAGGAAAGCCAGCTGCAACGCTTGCAGCAGGAAGGCATGGAAACCTTGCTGCTAGGCGGCACAGCCGATCTGGCTACATCCGTAAAACAGCGCTATCCGCATGGGGCTGACGTCATTTTCGACACGACCGGCGCATGGCTCGCGGCCTCGGTCGAGGCCCTCGCCAGATTCGGGCGGATTGCGGTGATTGCCGCGCCGGCCGATGGCCACGTCAATGTACCGGTCCTGAATCTGTATCGTCGTGGCGGCAGCATCGTCGGCATCAATTCGCTGTTGTATGACTCGACTGACTGTGCGGCCATGCTCACGCAGCTGGCGGCGCATTTCGATAGCGGAAAACTGCAAGCCCCTGCCGATCTGCGATCGATACCGCTGGAACAAGGTCACGACGCTTATATGCTGACGGACACTGGTGGCGCGGCCAAGATCGTGCTCGACATCCATCGACCAGACCCGGACACGGCACACGGACGCTAG
- a CDS encoding AraC family transcriptional regulator, giving the protein MSFWDFSRGPASVRLLLEFAATLAIEPARLLAGSRLAMAQLNDPNHPVAPGQELIVIGNLLQLSKQSAGLGLQVGLQYHLTAYGILGYGLMCSATGGDALALAQQYLPLTYAFTAITHKREGDLDNLYFDPPGDLEPAVQRFVVERAMGAACRLLHDVTGSDFKPSAFRLRYPDIPRAAPSPLVSGIVPEFGAKANVLSFSHAYLEQKLPQANPVTVAMCRQMCGELIEQRRSQLGTAALVRQYLDNLPSNRPPSLGRMAQLLNTSERTLKRWLQMEGTSFSEMLAASRLAKADKLLANQRISLTEVADALGFSDLSTFSQAYKRWTGLAPSTARMGMAAVPDD; this is encoded by the coding sequence ATGAGTTTCTGGGATTTCTCTCGTGGGCCGGCCAGTGTGCGGCTCTTGCTCGAGTTCGCCGCAACCCTGGCGATAGAGCCGGCGAGGCTGCTGGCCGGAAGCCGGCTCGCCATGGCTCAACTGAACGATCCCAATCACCCTGTTGCACCGGGACAGGAGCTCATCGTGATTGGGAACCTGTTGCAACTATCGAAGCAGTCGGCGGGCCTTGGTCTGCAGGTTGGCTTGCAATACCACCTCACGGCCTACGGCATTCTGGGCTACGGATTGATGTGCAGTGCAACCGGCGGCGACGCGCTGGCGCTGGCCCAGCAGTATCTTCCGCTCACCTATGCATTCACCGCCATCACCCACAAGCGCGAGGGCGATCTCGATAACCTCTACTTCGACCCACCAGGGGATCTTGAGCCGGCTGTGCAGCGTTTTGTCGTCGAACGAGCCATGGGCGCGGCGTGCCGGCTGTTGCACGATGTGACCGGCAGCGATTTCAAGCCGAGTGCATTCCGGCTGCGTTACCCGGATATCCCAAGGGCAGCGCCTTCCCCGCTGGTCTCTGGAATCGTGCCGGAATTCGGCGCCAAGGCAAATGTACTGTCGTTCAGCCATGCCTACCTGGAGCAGAAGCTGCCACAAGCCAACCCCGTCACGGTGGCGATGTGCAGACAGATGTGCGGCGAGCTGATCGAGCAGCGCCGGTCGCAGCTGGGAACGGCGGCACTGGTGCGCCAATATCTGGACAACCTGCCCAGTAACCGGCCCCCAAGCCTGGGCAGGATGGCCCAGCTGCTGAACACGAGCGAGCGAACACTCAAACGCTGGCTGCAAATGGAGGGCACATCGTTCAGCGAAATGCTGGCTGCCTCGCGCCTGGCCAAGGCAGACAAGTTGCTGGCAAACCAACGCATCAGCTTGACGGAGGTAGCTGACGCGTTGGGTTTCAGCGACTTGTCGACGTTCTCGCAGGCCTATAAGCGGTGGACGGGGCTTGCCCCAAGCACTGCACGCATGGGCATGGCGGCTGTGCCTGACGACTAG